From the genome of Pirellulales bacterium:
GCTAGGGACCGGTGTGCCGACCAAACCGTTGAGCTTATCAAGCATAACAGGCCGAGTCCCAAAACATATTGAGCGGATTTGGGCATAAATCAGTTCTTTGCGGCCGCTGACGGCGATTGGTGAACGGCCTGGCTCTCAATCCAAATTGCCTCTCCGCCGGACGGCTGCAGCGGTACATCAAGAACAGCCTGCCCATTAACAGGTTGTGTTTGAACGCCAACTTTGGTTCGTGTTTCGACGGAATCGTCGTCCGCATAAATATGAGCCGAGTAATTTTCGCCTTTCGTTAGAAAATCCAGCGGCACCTTTAGATCGCGGGCCTCATTCCCATTGATGATGCCGATGAACCAGTCATTGCCACTGCGCCGGGCGACCGTGGCATACTTGCCAATGTCTCCGTTGATGACTTTGGTTTTATCCCAAACGGTGGGAACTTTTTGAAAAAATTCGATTTCAGGCTCATGATGGTAATCTGTCGGCTTGTCGTACCACATGATCCATTGCAAAGGGCTGTACGACACCACCGCCATTGCCAATTGATGGGCGTGGGTGGTTTGCAGTCGATGGTCGTAATAGCACACGGTGTAATCAGCCGCGCCGGCAATGTACCGTGTGAAGGGGAGCGTGCAATTGTGCTCAGCGGTGGGAAAATGCTCGTTGCCTCGAATTCCTTCCACTGTCATCAAATTAGGATAAGTGCGCGAATAGCCGGTGGGACGGTAACCGTCGTGTATGTTAAGCAGCAGATGATGTTCGGCTGCCTTTTGGATCGTCTCGGTGATCCAGGCAGTATCGGTTGCGGGCCCCACCTGGACAAAACCGAGTTTTAAGCCTTTGACCCCCCATTTTTCATAGAGCGAAAACAGTTCATCGCGCTGACGTGAGGCCTGCCGCCAATCCACGTAGAGAATTAGCCCGATGTTTTTTTCGTTGCCATGGCGGACGATTTCATCAATATCCAAGCCGGGGCGGCGTACGGTCGTCGCATCGCCAGTTCTGGCATCGATCGTGCCGTACCAGCCGTCGTCCAGTTCAACGTAACTCAGACCCGCTGTCGCTGCAAAATCGATAATTGCTTTGGAGTTGGCCGTGGTAAGCGTCGTATCTCGCATGCACTTACCAGGCTTAATCCAGGCAGGATCATTTAGCACCAGCGGCGAATTCAAATTCAGCAACAGGTAATTCCGCTCCAACAGATCGCCGGGCTTTTGCCCAACCACAATCACCCGCCACGGCGTTGATTCTCCTGGATGTAAGGTAGTGCGGGCATTGCGGCCGTTATCGGCCAGGCCGCTGCGAGGCACCGTATTGGATGTTGTGCCGCCTAACGCCGTAACTAGCGTGCACGAGGTATCTGTCACGTTGGGTGATTTTTGAGGGTCGGTGACAGCACTAGGTGGCGATAGTAGCATGCGCGGGTAGCGTTCGTTGTCCGCTTCGGCGATGCTGGCGAATAAACCATTGGCATATTCGACGGTTAAAGGTCGCTCGCATTGCGGTTGAAAATCTTCGATCCGAGACCGTTTATATTCACCCTCGGTGGCATGTTCCTCGTAACCCCAAGTGTTTGCCGGAAGGCGAAATTCAGTCTTTTCTGCTGTCAAATTGAAATCGCTGGCCCCGTCAGTTTTTGGAAATGTATATCGCAGAGCCGCCCCTTCGTTGTAGGCGCGAAAAGTAAGTTGCAGGGGGCGCCCCGAATTGTTCCGCAAATTTACGGTCAACTCGTGGTAATTATCCGGCACGGTTTTGCGTTCGCCATAAACTTGAGACCATTGGCCTTCGTGCTCCTGAGTGGAGCTGCTGATAACGCTAAATCCGCTGGTGAAGTCGGGCTCAAAACCCAGGCCTGAAAATACCAACATGGATTTGCTCAAGTATTCCACTTCGTACGATGGTTCACCGTCTTCTTGCAATGCAAACCGCACAACGACGTTCCCATCGGGCGATTTAAGCTCATCGTCTGCGGTAGCCCCGCGAATAAAAACCAATGAAACGACGGTAAGGGCTCCAAGTAGAATTGCAAAACATCGTCTGTAAGAAGTGAGCATGATATGCAACCTGGAATTCTATTTATTTTGTCAGCAGA
Proteins encoded in this window:
- a CDS encoding glycoside hydrolase family 97 catalytic domain-containing protein, translating into MLTSYRRCFAILLGALTVVSLVFIRGATADDELKSPDGNVVVRFALQEDGEPSYEVEYLSKSMLVFSGLGFEPDFTSGFSVISSSTQEHEGQWSQVYGERKTVPDNYHELTVNLRNNSGRPLQLTFRAYNEGAALRYTFPKTDGASDFNLTAEKTEFRLPANTWGYEEHATEGEYKRSRIEDFQPQCERPLTVEYANGLFASIAEADNERYPRMLLSPPSAVTDPQKSPNVTDTSCTLVTALGGTTSNTVPRSGLADNGRNARTTLHPGESTPWRVIVVGQKPGDLLERNYLLLNLNSPLVLNDPAWIKPGKCMRDTTLTTANSKAIIDFAATAGLSYVELDDGWYGTIDARTGDATTVRRPGLDIDEIVRHGNEKNIGLILYVDWRQASRQRDELFSLYEKWGVKGLKLGFVQVGPATDTAWITETIQKAAEHHLLLNIHDGYRPTGYSRTYPNLMTVEGIRGNEHFPTAEHNCTLPFTRYIAGAADYTVCYYDHRLQTTHAHQLAMAVVSYSPLQWIMWYDKPTDYHHEPEIEFFQKVPTVWDKTKVINGDIGKYATVARRSGNDWFIGIINGNEARDLKVPLDFLTKGENYSAHIYADDDSVETRTKVGVQTQPVNGQAVLDVPLQPSGGEAIWIESQAVHQSPSAAAKN